The following coding sequences lie in one Yoonia sp. G8-12 genomic window:
- a CDS encoding GNAT family N-acetyltransferase, with protein sequence MHDIPAGHVPAVVTYLEMSAPAITGDTPFPDGITATREVPTIADYRMLFRAVGAPWLWSSRLVLDAEELSAILARETTEVWVIRKGPDPIGLVELAFKGPQDCELAYFGIIKEATGQGLGGPMMALAQRRAFARDITRFYVHTCNWDDPRALGFYQKAGFVPYKIAVEVFSDPRCDGIHPETTAPHVPLIK encoded by the coding sequence ATGCACGACATCCCCGCCGGCCATGTGCCGGCGGTGGTAACCTATCTGGAGATGTCCGCCCCCGCGATCACGGGCGACACGCCGTTTCCCGATGGGATCACGGCAACCCGTGAGGTGCCCACAATCGCGGATTACCGCATGTTATTCCGTGCCGTGGGCGCACCATGGCTCTGGTCGTCGCGGCTCGTGCTTGATGCGGAAGAACTCAGCGCGATTTTGGCACGCGAGACGACAGAAGTCTGGGTGATCCGCAAAGGACCGGACCCGATCGGTCTTGTGGAACTGGCTTTTAAGGGCCCACAGGATTGCGAGTTGGCGTATTTCGGGATCATCAAGGAAGCGACAGGACAAGGACTTGGCGGCCCGATGATGGCGCTGGCGCAAAGACGCGCCTTCGCGCGTGATATCACCCGCTTCTATGTGCATACCTGCAACTGGGACGATCCGCGTGCGCTTGGCTTTTATCAAAAGGCCGGTTTTGTCCCCTACAAGATTGCGGTCGAAGTGTTTTCTGACCCAAGGTGTGATGGCATCCATCCTGAAACCACCGCTCCGCATGTCCCGTTGATCAAATGA
- the eno gene encoding phosphopyruvate hydratase, translated as MSTIIDIHAREILDSRGNPTVEVDVILEDGTMGRAAVPSGASTGAHEAVEKRDGDKSRYMGKGVLEAVAAVNGEIAEAILGFDATEQVAIDMAMIELDGTPNKARLGANAILGVSMAVAKAAADFTAQPLFRYIGGTSARTLPVPMMNIINGGEHADNPIDIQEFMIMPVAAENVREAIRMGAEVFHTLKKELSAAGHNTGIGDEGGFAPNLASTRDALDFIMTSIKEAGYEPGKDIYLALDCAATEYYKNGKYEMAGEGISLTSDENAAYLAKLAEDYPIISIEDGMSEDDWDGWKTLTDMIGDKVQLVGDDLFVTNPARLAEGIAKGSANSMLVKVNQIGTLTETLQAVDMAHRAKFTNVMSHRSGETEDATIADLAVATNCGQIKTGSLSRSDRLAKYNQLIRIEEMLGETAIYAGRSILKG; from the coding sequence ATGAGCACGATCATCGACATCCACGCCCGCGAAATCCTTGACAGCCGTGGCAACCCCACGGTCGAAGTCGACGTGATTTTGGAAGACGGCACAATGGGCCGCGCGGCGGTGCCATCGGGCGCATCCACCGGCGCGCACGAGGCCGTGGAAAAGCGCGATGGCGACAAATCCCGCTACATGGGCAAAGGCGTGCTTGAGGCCGTCGCCGCCGTGAATGGCGAGATCGCAGAAGCGATCCTTGGCTTTGATGCAACCGAGCAAGTCGCCATCGACATGGCGATGATCGAACTTGACGGCACCCCGAACAAAGCCCGCCTTGGCGCAAACGCGATCTTGGGCGTCTCTATGGCGGTGGCCAAAGCTGCAGCAGATTTTACCGCACAGCCGCTCTTCCGCTATATCGGAGGCACGTCGGCCCGCACCCTGCCTGTCCCGATGATGAACATCATCAACGGCGGCGAACATGCTGATAATCCAATTGATATTCAGGAATTCATGATCATGCCGGTTGCGGCTGAAAACGTTCGCGAAGCGATCCGGATGGGCGCGGAAGTGTTCCACACGCTGAAAAAAGAACTGTCCGCCGCAGGCCACAACACCGGCATCGGAGATGAAGGCGGCTTTGCCCCGAACCTTGCCAGCACACGCGACGCGCTTGATTTCATCATGACGTCGATCAAAGAGGCCGGTTATGAGCCGGGCAAAGATATCTACCTCGCGCTCGATTGTGCGGCGACCGAGTACTACAAGAACGGCAAATACGAGATGGCGGGCGAAGGCATTTCGCTGACCAGCGATGAAAACGCGGCCTATCTGGCGAAACTGGCCGAAGATTACCCCATCATCAGCATCGAAGACGGCATGTCCGAGGATGACTGGGACGGCTGGAAAACCCTGACCGATATGATTGGCGACAAGGTGCAATTGGTGGGCGACGATCTGTTCGTGACCAACCCTGCCCGTCTGGCCGAAGGGATCGCCAAAGGCTCGGCCAACTCCATGCTGGTCAAGGTGAACCAGATCGGCACCCTGACCGAAACCTTGCAGGCCGTCGATATGGCGCACCGCGCAAAATTCACAAATGTGATGTCGCACCGTTCGGGCGAGACTGAGGATGCAACGATTGCCGATCTTGCTGTGGCAACAAACTGTGGCCAGATCAAAACAGGCTCGCTGTCGCGCTCGGATCGTCTGGCAAAGTATAACCAGTTGATCCGGATTGAAGAAATGCTGGGTGAAACCGCTATTTATGCGGGGCGGAGCATCCTGAAAGGATGA
- a CDS encoding DMT family transporter: MDNIRGAAFMVFAMLCFAVEDGMIKMLAADMPVGQIISIACFGGLIGFLVWSAIRGDALWQPEYLDRTVLLRSASDTTGSILFATSLAVVPLTTASAVIQATPLVVTLGAALFLGQAVGWRRWIAIMVGFIGVLIIIRPGMEGFTPATLLAVAGMLGLAARDLITRSLTVKLNGPQLATHTFALIVPAGLLVTLLRGQSFVMPNAYQSLILFGTIVVGMIAYLAIVAATRGGNAGIISSFRYSRMIFALIVGYLMFREVPDTATIIGAAIIMTTGIYTLWREARLHRASLQPGPAL, translated from the coding sequence TTGGACAATATCCGTGGCGCGGCCTTTATGGTCTTTGCGATGCTGTGCTTTGCTGTCGAGGACGGCATGATCAAGATGCTGGCAGCGGATATGCCCGTAGGGCAGATTATCTCGATTGCCTGTTTCGGCGGCCTGATCGGTTTTCTGGTCTGGTCGGCAATCAGGGGTGATGCGCTTTGGCAGCCCGAATATCTGGACCGCACAGTCCTGTTGCGGAGCGCGTCTGACACCACAGGATCCATCCTTTTCGCCACCTCGCTGGCGGTGGTGCCGCTGACAACTGCCTCTGCCGTTATTCAGGCCACACCGCTGGTTGTGACGCTGGGCGCCGCCCTGTTCTTGGGACAGGCCGTGGGCTGGCGGCGGTGGATCGCAATTATGGTAGGGTTTATCGGCGTGCTGATTATCATTCGCCCCGGGATGGAAGGGTTTACGCCTGCGACACTTCTGGCCGTGGCGGGGATGTTGGGGCTTGCGGCGCGTGATCTGATCACCCGCAGTCTGACGGTGAAACTGAATGGCCCCCAGCTTGCCACCCATACCTTTGCCCTGATCGTGCCAGCAGGTTTGCTGGTCACACTCTTGCGCGGGCAAAGCTTTGTCATGCCCAATGCCTATCAATCGCTGATCCTCTTTGGCACCATCGTCGTGGGCATGATCGCCTATCTGGCGATTGTTGCGGCCACCCGTGGGGGCAATGCGGGCATCATTTCGTCGTTCCGCTATAGCCGCATGATCTTTGCCCTGATTGTCGGCTATCTGATGTTCCGCGAAGTTCCCGATACCGCCACCATTATCGGCGCGGCCATTATTATGACAACAGGCATCTACACCCTGTGGCGCGAGGCACGGTTGCACCGCGCTTCACTTCAACCCGGACCCGCGCTATAG